Proteins encoded in a region of the Zea mays cultivar B73 chromosome 4, Zm-B73-REFERENCE-NAM-5.0, whole genome shotgun sequence genome:
- the LOC103653548 gene encoding peroxidase 5 gives MTNLNATVAAVLVMLAFLAGQSVAGRYYYDKVQDKVRKEVEKAMAKNPSVGPALVRLVFHDCWVYGCDGSVLLDSTPTDGTNTEKKAANNIGLAGFEVIDAIKQKVGTDASCADIVAFAARDAADILSGGKIFYTIPGGRKDGVVSSAAVADANLPHPDFNFDELKDNFNASSRGSSFTVEELVVLSGAHSIGVAHLSSYQDRLGPDSTPIDSDYQEALNKATPPGLLKTGQNPTVTNNVRDETDAFQKDAAYNPVAMGVNPKRGVLDNSYYHNNLVNKVLFKSDWVLRTDDFAASKLDEYKNNPAEWNSDFAAAMVKLSSLPAQGNKLEIRKNCRVPNPQY, from the exons ATGACGAATCTCAACGCCACCGTCGCTGCTGTGCTCGTGATGCTCGCCTTCCTCGCCGGGCAGTCGGTTGCCGGGCGCTACTACTACGACAAAGTGCAGGACAAGGTGAGAAAGGAAGTGGAGAAGGCCATGGCGAAAAACCCCAGCGTCGGCCCCGCCCTTGTTCGCTTGGTGTTCCATGACTGCTGGGTCTAT GGTTGTGATGGCTCCGTGCTCCTAGACAGCACGCCTACTGACGGCACCAACACCGAGAAGAAGGCGGCGAACAACATCGGCCTCGCTGGCTTCGAGGTGATCGACGCCATCAAGCAGAAGGTCGGCACTGACGCCTCCTGCGCAGACATCGTCGCCTTCGCGGCGCGCGACGCGGCCGACATCCTCAGCGGCGGCAAGATCTTCTACACCATCCCCGGCGGCCGCAAGGACGGCGTCGTCTCGTCCGCCGCGGTGGCGGACGCCAACCTCCCGCACCCCGACTTCAACTTCGACGAGCTCAAGGATAACTTCAACGCGTCCAGCCGAGGCAGCAGCTTCACCGTCGAGGAGCTCGTCGTCCTCTCGGGCGCGCACTCCATCGGCGTCGCTCACCTCTCGTCCTACCAGGACCGCCTGGGGCCCGACTCCACTCCAATCGATTCCGACTACCAGGAGGCGCTCAACAAGGCCACACCTCCTGGTTTGCTGAAGACTGGGCAGAACCCGACGGTGACAAACAACGTCCGCGACGAGACTGACGCGTTCCAGAAGGACGCTGCCTACAACCCCGTGGCCATGGGGGTGAACCCCAAGAGGGGCGTCCTCGACAACAGCTACTACCATAACAACCTCGTCAACAAGGTGCTATTCAAGTCTGACTGGGTACTACGCACGGATGACTTCGCCGCCAGCAAGCTCGATGAATACAAGAACAACCCAGCGGAGTGGAATTCCGACTTCGCCGCCGCCATGGTCAAGCTCAGCAGCCTGCCAGCCCAAGGAAACAAGTTGGAGATCAGGAAGAACTGCAGGGTACCCAACCCGCAGTACTAA